The Anguilla rostrata isolate EN2019 chromosome 2, ASM1855537v3, whole genome shotgun sequence genome contains the following window.
CGCGCGCCGGTCCTCTGCACGCGATCTGCTCGTTTGCGCAGCCACCTGCGCCCGCTGAGGAAGGCTTGCGGAACGGGCGGGAACCCAAACAGGACTTCGATGTGTAGCAAATTAAAAGAGTTCAGGCACTGTTACTCTTTATTCAAACGAATAAAAacgataatgttttttttctcttccaaaTAGTATATTTTCAGTTCAACTTTATATAGCCTTTTTACAGACACTGTCACATAGACGCTTTGCAGTGGAACTGAGGAAAAAACGACCGTAAACCCAAAAAGCGAGCAAGTAGTATTAATATGCCAAGTTATTACCAGTGATAGCCAAATTTGAGGATTAACAGGAAAACCAATCCTACTTTTAGAAAGTGATCGGTAAGCAACTCAGACAACTCAGTTTGTTAATCTAGTAATAGAACTCGCGTGTATAAACGAGTAATTCCAGGTTCCACGTTTAAACGGACACGCAGCTAATCCAAAATTGTCatgaataaattcataaaactTAAGTAACTATCCTGCCATGTCGGATGCGTTTTTGCGCGTTGGTCCAAGCATTAGGAAAGAGggaccctcctccccccatcttCTTTCGGACGGGGCCGCGTTTATGACGGATGAGGTTTGCAGGGCGGATATAGGGAGATGTCTGGTTTATGTTCAGTACATTTTGTGTTTCGGCGCTGAGGAATTTAGAAGAGACAGGTTCCCTGCTTTGTGCAAAGGAGTTTGTCCTAGGGCCCCGATCCCAGGTATCTGCACGTTTACCAAATGCTTACACGTGTGCTACATGTATGCTAGAAAATACCACTGGAGTTATAATATAATCCGTAAATCTTTATGCACGGCATAAATACTCATATTTACCGAATAATGTTTACCATTCTAAAGTTTCTGTTTACAAACATTTCAAGGTCACGTCTGCCTTTGAAGGCTATTAAACCAGGAGATATTTTGAATGCAGTACTATGAATACATTCAGCTAGAAACTAATTGTAAAAAAGTAAAGCAAGTGGTTCTCCGGAATATTTGTGACCTGTAGCCTATTCGTGTTTGTTTCTGCCCTTGCGTTGAAGTGTGAACACGTGTGTTAAACTAATTAAAACGTCTTTCGGCCGCATAAATAGCGGCTGTTCGCGTCATGTTCAGTCATTGGCGTTTTCATGAACATTATATTTGTTCGTAAGTTCGGTGAATATGGAGGTGAAGAGGACCGCCGCCTTGGCTTGCCTGTGCCTGGTCGCGCTGAGCAGTGCGCAGAAAGCGAGGCGACAACACGGCGCCGAGTGGGACTACCGACCGGACGGTAAGAGACCGTTATCCGGATCACAGCGCGCACAATTCCTctaaaaccacacacaaactgcGTAATTCGAGCGTAATTTCATTTCTAGGGTCAATAAAACGACCTCCTAAGAAGGGTGCGTCTGACCGAGGAGAGAATTGATACTGTAAACCCGCTGAGAAGTAAAACTATGCAGTTAGATGATAGAAGATTACGAAGAATTGTATTATCTATCCTATTCGTTTAGATTAggattatttgaaataattaagtTTAGATGAAATTATAATCacacaaattatattattatggattagattattattttattaaataatgataTATGGGATAGAGTTATTATTATGTGTTAGATGAGATATGACAGATAATgactgctctgtgctgggttGTGTGTCCCTGTATCAGAGAAGGGCAACACCAAGAGCTGTGCCAATCTCACTATGGTTCTGGATAACTGGAAGTTTGCTATCACCACCCAAGTCAAAGATCTCCTTTTGAATGACCACAGAACCGTACTGCCTGACTATGGGAGGTAAGacacctgctgtgtgtgtgtgtgtatgtgtgtgtacttgaaTATAGCCACAGAACAGACCCAATCTACTGACAAGTGCTGGACAGCAGTGTAACATTAGCATAGAAGCTAAGTGATGGACAGTAGTGTAGCATTAGCATAGAGGCTAAGTGCTGGACAGTAGTGTAGCATTAGCATAGAGTCTAAGTACTGGACAGTAGTGTAGCATTAGCATAGAAGCTAAGTGCTGGACAGTAGTGTAGCATTAGCATAGAGTATAAGTACTGGACAGTAGTGTAGCATTAGCATAGAGGCTAAGTGCTGGACAGTAGTGTAACATTAGCACAGAGTATAAGTGCTGGACAGTAGTGTAGCATTAGCATGGAGGCTAAGAGCTGGACAGTAGTGTAGCATTAGCATGGAGTATAAGTACTGGACAGTAGTGTAGCATTAACATAGAGGCTAAGTGCTGGACAGTAGTGTAGCATTAGCATAGAGTATAAGTCCTGGACAGTAGTGTAGCATTAGCATAGAGGCTAAGTGCTGGACGGTAGTGTAGCATTAGCATAGAGGCTAAGTGATGGACAGTAGTGTAGCAGTAGCATGGAGGATGAGTGCTGGACAGTAGTGTAGCATTAGCATAGAGGCTAAGTGCTAAAAGAAGAAGTGTAGTTTTTGATGTTGACCTGGCGTTTGTGGCGCAGGATCCAGCCTCTGTCCGAGGCGCTGGGGGACCTGTATAAGGAGTTTAACAGCCTGAAGGACCGGCTGGGGGAGCTCACCGCCCGCTTTGACAGGGCGGAGGCGTTCGCGGAGGACATGCGGATGGGTCGtgggcccccaccccccagggcgGAGCACCCGGCCCTGCCCAGTCAGGACCCCGCCACCCCCGCTGCCGAAGGGGGCAGAGAGCAGGGCCACAGGAAGAGGGTCATCCGAAAGAAGCCCAAGAGTCCTCCGGCCTGAAGGTGCAACCTGGGCCCCATGCATTCACTCATTTACTCCCTAAATCTACTGTtccactcacacactatacacacacacacataaaacacactatacacacactatacacacacacacataaaacatacacacacaaaaacacactataacacaacacactatacacacacacacacaaaacacactatacacacacacacacataaaacacacacacacaaaacacactatacacacacactatacacacataaaaacacactatacacacactcacacactataacacacatcaacacacacataaacacacatcacactacacacacacatatacacacacacatatacaacacaacacataaaacacactatacacacacacataaaacacactatacacacacactcacacactatacacacacactatacacatacacacataaaacgcactatacacactcacacactatacacacacacataaaacactatgcacaaacactatacacacacataaaacacactatacacacacactatacacatacacacaaaacacactacacacacacataaaacacactatacacacactatacacacacacacataaaaacacactatacacacacacacataaaaacacactatacacacactcacacactatacacacacacacacacacatgcaacacactatacacacatactcacacacacatatacacacacacacactatacacacacacacataaacacactatacacacacacataaaacacactatacacacacactcacacactatacacacacacatagaaacacactatacacacacacacgcacacacacataaaacacaccatacacacacacacacactatacacacacataaaaacacactatacacacacacactcacacacacacaaaaacatactatacacacactcacacactatacacacacacataaaacacactatgcacacacactatacacacacataaaacacactatacacacacacacacactatacacacacactatacacacactatacacactcacacactatacacacacataaaacacactatacacacacacataaaaacacgctacacacacactatacacacacacataaaacacactttacacacacacacacacacacttaaaaacacaccatacacacacttacacactatacacacatacacataaaacacactttacacacacacacataaaaacacactcacacactatacacacacatacacataaaaacacactatacacacacacacaaaacacactatacaacacacacacactcacacacactatacacacacataaaaacacactacacacacacactatacacacacctctcacacactataaacacacaccaaaacacactatacacacacacacacacacacaaaaacactatacacacacacacacactatacacacacataaaaacacactacacacacactatacacacacataaaaacacactatacactcactcacacacacacataaaaatacacttcacacacacactctacacacacataacacactatacacacaaacacactatacacacatacacataacatactatacacacaaacacactcacacacacactatacacacacacaaaaaaacactatacacacacacactcacacacacacataaaaacacactatacacgcacacacacacaaaaccacacactcacacacattcacacacttacacacgcacactcgcacacactcaaacactcacacacatgcacacacacactcacacgtgcacacacgctcacacacacgcataaaaaCACactatagacacacacactatacacacacggacacactcgcacactcacacacatacacacacacacactcacatgtgcactcgcacactcacacacatgcacacacactcacactctctgactcacacacatgcacacacaccctcacacacatcacaccacacaaacacttcTCCACTAACAGAAGGTACCATCTTCCATAGTCGCCTGCAGTGGCTCCTAATTTGGAGCGCTGTGACCACCAGTCCGGTCTGGGCTGTTCCTGTAGCTTCTAATAGCCTCATACTCCACACTGTGCTTCTGCTTTTTAAGGTACGTGTTGTGAGGCAGGTTGGACTGTTCCTCCTCATTCTAGTGCCGTGAAGTAATCATATCTGAAATTATGCTAAATGTCATCCTAGCATTTTCTGAATGTTCCATGCCCATTCAGTGTGTGCACAGTTCAGATGTGCTTTGTATGTGATAACAGACTTTCTGTAGATATGCAAAGTTTCTGATCACCTGCTGGCTTTACGGTGGCAAGTTCAGGGGCGGTCGGGGCTTTCagataactccaaagcagcacGGACAGCAATGGCACACCTACACAGGCTGTGCATATGAAAATTACCTGATCACTcttcagaaaaatgtttaatatcACTTTTGGGAGGAACTATTTCCTGTGGAGCAGGCACCCGGAGACCACTGTGCTCAGGGAAAGAAGTACCAGCATAGTCTAGATATCGATGTGATTTTgtgaataaacaataaaatcaatCTGTTTCTATGTGTGTATAATATTGCTGTTCCAGCTGCTTTGGAGTTTCTTACAGTAGACTTCGATTGAGACCTCAAACCCCCTGACTGCCCTTCTACCTGCCACTGTAACACAGGCAGGGATTGAGACATCTTAACTATGCTTCATTTTGCACAGCAGCTGCCCGAACCTGccaaaaacatgcactaaaactGGAATAATACCATTAACCCCAGAACATGAACTAGCCCTTTGAAACCCCAGAGTGTGAACTATCCCTGTCATTTCTGAGTAAGAATTAACTTCAtgccactaggtggcagcatAACCATGGTGACCTGGTCTGTTAACGCGATCCCTGGAGACTTCTGGTCCATTTATCTTCATACCAATAAAATCCATGCTGTAAATTCACAtgaccaataaaacaataaagaataaattgcatatactgtactgagtgtgaacaaaaacactgaattgaGAGTCCACAGAAAAGAGTTCTTGAAACATAATGTCAATATGTGATGATGCATTTATATATGAACACACTGCTCACCTgctgtttgtgtatctgtgtgaaaCCTGTGTT
Protein-coding sequences here:
- the si:dkey-282h22.5 gene encoding uncharacterized protein si:dkey-282h22.5, coding for MEVKRTAALACLCLVALSSAQKARRQHGAEWDYRPDEKGNTKSCANLTMVLDNWKFAITTQVKDLLLNDHRTVLPDYGRIQPLSEALGDLYKEFNSLKDRLGELTARFDRAEAFAEDMRMGRGPPPPRAEHPALPSQDPATPAAEGGREQGHRKRVIRKKPKSPPA